One Myxococcales bacterium genomic region harbors:
- a CDS encoding Rrf2 family transcriptional regulator, whose product MRLTLHTDYGLRTLVYLATHPDRLVPTVEIGRAYGISKNHLVRVAQSLRDGGFVALHPGRSGGLSLAMPASRIRVGEVVRALEPDLRLAECFDAREGACPISPVCALANALDSALTAFLRSLDEVTIADAVARSGPKLQSYFLPVSALKTRR is encoded by the coding sequence GTGCGCCTCACCCTCCACACGGACTACGGCCTTCGGACGCTCGTCTACCTCGCGACCCACCCGGATCGGCTCGTGCCGACCGTCGAGATCGGTCGCGCGTACGGCATCTCGAAGAACCACCTCGTGCGCGTCGCGCAGTCGCTCCGCGACGGAGGCTTCGTCGCGCTCCACCCAGGGAGATCCGGAGGGCTCTCGTTGGCCATGCCGGCGAGCCGGATTCGGGTGGGGGAGGTCGTGCGCGCGCTCGAGCCGGACCTTCGGCTTGCCGAGTGCTTCGACGCCCGCGAGGGTGCGTGCCCCATCTCCCCCGTGTGTGCGCTCGCCAACGCGCTCGACTCCGCGCTCACGGCGTTCTTGCGCTCCCTCGACGAGGTGACCATCGCCGACGCCGTGGCCCGCTCGGGTCCGAAGCTCCAGAGCTATTTTTTGCCCGTGAGCGCCCTCAAGACACGGCGCTGA
- a CDS encoding MarR family transcriptional regulator yields MSLRLDDQLCFALYSAQRAVTSAYGPLLAPLGLTYPQYLVMLVLWEEGEASVKHLGERLALDSGTLTPLVKRLEAQGLVQKARSTEDERVVVVSLTSAGKRLKKKAEGVPKALVCAMGDGMPDLVRLRDSLKELARVARSADTCGAAESE; encoded by the coding sequence ATGAGCCTCCGCCTCGACGATCAGCTCTGTTTCGCCCTCTACTCCGCGCAGCGGGCCGTCACCTCGGCGTACGGTCCGCTGCTCGCGCCGCTCGGGCTCACGTACCCGCAGTACCTCGTGATGCTCGTCCTGTGGGAAGAGGGCGAGGCCTCCGTGAAGCACCTCGGGGAACGGCTCGCGCTCGACTCGGGCACGCTCACGCCCCTCGTGAAGCGACTCGAGGCGCAAGGGCTCGTCCAGAAGGCGCGAAGCACGGAGGACGAGCGGGTCGTCGTGGTGTCCCTCACGAGCGCAGGGAAGCGTCTGAAAAAGAAGGCCGAGGGCGTGCCAAAGGCCCTCGTGTGCGCCATGGGCGACGGCATGCCCGATCTCGTGCGGTTGCGCGACTCGCTGAAGGAGCTGGCCCGAGTCGCTCGCTCCGCCGACACCTGCGGCGCCGCCGAGAGCGAGTAG
- a CDS encoding organic hydroperoxide resistance protein produces the protein MSQNAPSPVLYTAKATAFAGRDGRVATDDGTLDLTVALPPGLGGKGGGTNPEQLFAAGYAACFGSAVAHVARLQKITPGPVEITARVDIGKVGEGFGLAVELDAKLPELPREQAEALVRTAHQVCPYSNATRGNIPVTVRVL, from the coding sequence ATGTCCCAGAACGCCCCCTCCCCCGTCCTCTACACCGCCAAAGCCACCGCGTTCGCCGGCCGTGATGGCCGCGTCGCGACCGACGACGGCACGCTGGACCTCACCGTCGCGCTCCCGCCCGGGCTCGGAGGAAAGGGCGGAGGGACGAACCCCGAACAGCTCTTCGCCGCCGGGTACGCGGCGTGCTTCGGGAGCGCGGTCGCGCACGTGGCGCGCCTCCAGAAGATCACCCCAGGCCCCGTGGAGATCACCGCCCGCGTCGACATCGGCAAGGTCGGCGAGGGGTTCGGCCTCGCCGTCGAGCTCGACGCGAAGCTCCCCGAGCTGCCCCGCGAGCAGGCCGAGGCGCTCGTCCGCACCGCTCACCAGGTGTGCCCGTACTCGAACGCCACGCGCGGCAACATCCCGGTGACGGTCCGAGTGCTATGA
- a CDS encoding acyl-CoA dehydrogenase family protein — protein sequence MSIEFTLSKKQEFLRESLQNLTKYVIRPQSLAWDKEHGIPEPFLRQMMALTQGMREEKKSAKGESSKGEDTTGNFTGMKNLDTLIVTEELAWGDAALPLCMPGPGLGGPPVIGTGTPEQKARYLGIFKDMSESLKWGAYALTEPGAGSDVAGIRTSCRKEGDTWVLNGRKCYITNGARASWNVVFATIDPSLGRAGHRAFVVEKGTKGFSVGRIEEKMGLRASETAELVLEDCHVPDECLLGGEDSYRSKEGFMTAMKTFDNTRPIVAAMAIGIGRAAYEYARNFVKENYALSRHVPRYSAIAERLAKVGRNLEAARLVTWRAGWMADQGIANAKEASMSKALGGQAAIQACIEAIEICGVEGTLQKDHQLLEKWFRDIKVYDIFEGTGQIQRIVISKRLITDLKSF from the coding sequence ATGAGCATCGAGTTTACCCTCTCCAAGAAACAAGAGTTTCTCCGCGAAAGCCTCCAGAACCTCACCAAATACGTCATTCGCCCGCAGAGCCTCGCGTGGGACAAGGAGCACGGCATCCCCGAGCCCTTTTTGCGCCAGATGATGGCCCTCACCCAGGGGATGAGAGAAGAGAAGAAGAGCGCAAAGGGGGAGTCGTCGAAGGGCGAGGACACGACCGGCAACTTCACCGGAATGAAGAACCTCGACACCCTCATCGTCACCGAGGAGCTCGCCTGGGGCGACGCCGCGCTTCCCTTGTGCATGCCGGGGCCCGGACTCGGCGGCCCTCCGGTCATCGGCACCGGCACCCCCGAGCAGAAGGCCCGCTATTTGGGTATCTTCAAAGACATGAGCGAGTCGCTCAAGTGGGGTGCGTATGCCCTCACCGAGCCGGGCGCGGGGAGCGACGTGGCGGGTATTCGCACGAGCTGCCGCAAAGAGGGCGACACGTGGGTCCTGAACGGGCGAAAGTGCTACATCACGAATGGCGCGCGCGCCTCGTGGAACGTGGTGTTCGCCACGATCGATCCGAGCCTCGGCCGGGCTGGGCACCGGGCCTTCGTCGTCGAGAAGGGCACGAAGGGCTTCTCGGTCGGGCGCATCGAAGAGAAGATGGGCCTCCGCGCCAGCGAGACGGCCGAGCTCGTGCTCGAGGATTGCCACGTCCCCGACGAGTGCCTCCTCGGCGGAGAGGACTCGTACCGCTCCAAAGAGGGATTCATGACGGCCATGAAGACCTTCGACAACACGCGCCCCATCGTCGCGGCCATGGCCATCGGCATCGGCCGCGCGGCCTACGAGTACGCGAGGAACTTCGTCAAAGAGAACTACGCGCTCTCCCGCCACGTGCCCCGGTACTCGGCGATCGCCGAGCGCCTCGCCAAGGTGGGCCGCAACCTCGAGGCCGCGCGCCTCGTGACGTGGCGGGCCGGGTGGATGGCCGATCAGGGGATCGCCAACGCCAAGGAGGCGAGCATGTCCAAGGCCCTCGGCGGGCAGGCCGCGATTCAGGCGTGCATCGAGGCCATCGAGATCTGCGGCGTCGAGGGCACTTTGCAGAAGGACCACCAGCTCCTCGAGAAGTGGTTCCGCGACATCAAGGTGTACGACATCTTCGAGGGCACGGGCCAGATCCAGCGCATCGTGATCTCGAAGCGCCTCATCACGGATCTCAAGTCCTTCTGA
- a CDS encoding acyl-CoA dehydrogenase family protein — translation MISFAPTEDETLMQASVAELAEKALRPKLRDHEKARAISEEVRRAAFELGLGLLSIPESAGGAGLGMRTAVLLEEEVAAGDPAAAFALAGPGAFGTAVVELGTADQAAALLAPFAGDGGHARFGAVAFGEKKALADRAGFATTATKQGSTWTISGEKAYVRNADRAEVFVVLAQVDASAGWDGLGAFVVRRDQKGVSVGPRETTLGLDAVSVGSVVLDGVEVSDEARLLGNGDFAGALLRFVAKESLLVAARAVGLAREAFAIARDYVDTRKAFGKPIGHFQAVAFTVADRAMDVEAARALVQRAAASWDTGASAPECLRSTAFATSFALEAAMRAGDTAVQLHGGAGFMRDYPVEKLMRDAKQLQLCVLTSAQADQLAAAVEVGRPIPLGLVLPTPETQSTLV, via the coding sequence ATGATCTCGTTCGCACCGACCGAAGACGAAACCCTGATGCAGGCCTCCGTGGCCGAGCTCGCCGAGAAAGCGCTTCGGCCAAAGCTGCGCGACCACGAGAAGGCCCGCGCCATCTCGGAAGAGGTGAGGCGCGCCGCGTTCGAGCTCGGCCTCGGCCTCCTGTCGATCCCGGAGAGCGCCGGCGGCGCGGGGCTCGGCATGCGCACGGCCGTGCTGCTCGAAGAGGAGGTCGCGGCCGGTGATCCTGCCGCAGCGTTCGCGCTCGCGGGGCCGGGCGCGTTCGGGACGGCGGTGGTCGAGCTCGGCACCGCGGACCAGGCTGCTGCCTTGCTCGCGCCGTTCGCCGGAGATGGCGGCCACGCGCGCTTCGGAGCCGTCGCGTTCGGAGAGAAGAAGGCCCTCGCCGACCGGGCAGGGTTCGCGACCACGGCGACGAAGCAGGGCTCGACGTGGACGATCTCAGGCGAAAAGGCCTACGTGCGCAACGCCGACCGCGCCGAGGTCTTCGTCGTGCTCGCGCAGGTCGACGCCTCGGCGGGGTGGGATGGGCTCGGCGCGTTCGTCGTGAGGCGCGACCAAAAGGGTGTCTCGGTGGGCCCGAGGGAGACGACGCTCGGGCTCGACGCGGTGAGCGTGGGCTCGGTCGTGCTCGACGGCGTCGAGGTGAGCGACGAGGCGCGCCTCCTCGGCAACGGAGATTTCGCGGGCGCCCTGCTCCGCTTCGTGGCGAAAGAGTCGCTGCTCGTGGCGGCGCGCGCCGTGGGCCTCGCGCGAGAGGCCTTCGCGATCGCGCGCGACTACGTGGACACGCGAAAGGCCTTCGGAAAGCCCATTGGCCACTTCCAAGCGGTCGCCTTCACCGTGGCGGATCGGGCCATGGACGTCGAGGCCGCGCGGGCACTCGTGCAACGCGCCGCGGCCTCCTGGGACACCGGCGCGAGCGCACCCGAGTGCCTCCGCAGCACCGCCTTCGCGACGAGCTTCGCCCTCGAGGCGGCCATGCGCGCGGGCGACACCGCCGTGCAGCTCCACGGCGGCGCGGGCTTCATGCGCGACTACCCCGTAGAGAAGCTCATGAGGGACGCCAAACAGCTCCAGCTCTGCGTGCTCACCTCGGCGCAGGCCGACCAGCTCGCCGCCGCCGTCGAGGTCGGAAGGCCCATTCCGCTCGGCCTCGTGCTGCCCACCCCCGAGACCCAGTCCACCCTCGTCTGA
- the rplM gene encoding 50S ribosomal protein L13, which yields MSTTPEKAGPKKLAGRTYSATKEQAIASRAWFVVDATDKPLGRLASEVARVLRGKHKPTYTPHQDTGDFVIVVNAGKVKLTGQKLDKKFYYRHSGIPGGFRAEAYRDLLDRKPEFPIEKAVKGMLPKNVLGREMLGKLKVYATPDHPHAAQKPQALTVNL from the coding sequence ATGTCGACCACGCCCGAAAAGGCCGGCCCCAAGAAGCTCGCCGGCCGCACCTACTCCGCTACCAAAGAGCAGGCGATCGCCTCGCGCGCCTGGTTCGTGGTCGACGCCACGGACAAGCCCCTCGGTCGCCTCGCGAGCGAGGTCGCGCGTGTCCTCCGTGGCAAGCACAAGCCCACCTACACGCCCCACCAGGACACCGGTGACTTCGTCATCGTCGTCAACGCGGGCAAGGTGAAGCTCACGGGCCAGAAGCTCGACAAGAAGTTTTACTACCGTCACTCGGGCATCCCCGGCGGCTTCCGCGCCGAGGCCTACCGCGACCTCCTCGACCGCAAGCCGGAGTTTCCGATCGAGAAGGCCGTGAAGGGCATGCTCCCGAAGAACGTCCTCGGCCGCGAGATGCTCGGCAAGCTCAAGGTCTACGCTACGCCGGATCACCCGCACGCGGCCCAGAAGCCGCAGGCCCTCACCGTCAATCTCTGA
- the rpsI gene encoding 30S ribosomal protein S9, giving the protein MAQAQNRTYATGKRKTAVARVWISPGTGQMTVNTNSADSYFERETSRMIARQALELIEALDQFDVIATVRGGGHSAQAEAVRHGVSRALCLLDPEKRTVLKRAGFLTRDARKKERKKYGQPGARKRFQYSKR; this is encoded by the coding sequence ATGGCACAGGCTCAAAACCGCACGTACGCCACCGGCAAGCGCAAGACCGCGGTCGCCCGCGTTTGGATCTCGCCCGGCACGGGCCAGATGACGGTCAACACCAATAGCGCCGACTCGTACTTCGAGCGCGAGACCTCGCGCATGATCGCGCGTCAGGCCCTCGAGCTCATCGAGGCGCTCGACCAGTTCGACGTCATCGCGACGGTGCGCGGCGGCGGTCACTCGGCCCAGGCCGAGGCCGTTCGTCACGGCGTCTCGCGCGCCCTCTGCCTCCTCGACCCCGAGAAGCGCACGGTGCTGAAGCGCGCCGGCTTCCTCACGCGCGACGCGCGCAAGAAGGAGCGCAAGAAGTACGGCCAGCCGGGCGCCCGCAAGCGCTTCCAGTACTCGAAGCGCTGA